A part of Aegilops tauschii subsp. strangulata cultivar AL8/78 chromosome 2, Aet v6.0, whole genome shotgun sequence genomic DNA contains:
- the LOC109754216 gene encoding cytochrome P450 CYP73A100, with amino-acid sequence MAASAPRVAFATAASLAVYWLLKSLLHTPHPALLPAAAALVAVAITVAAGGKLGAGAPPGPAAVPVFGNWLQVGNDLNHRFLARLSARYGPVFRLRLGVRNLVVVSDPRLATEVLHTQGVEFGSRPRNVVFDIFTANGADMVFTEYGDHWRRMRRVMTLPFFTARVVQQYRSMWEAEMDGVVSDLRADSAARGAGVVVRRRLQLMLYNIMYRMMFDARFDSVHDPMFVEATKFNSERSRLAQSFDYNYGDFIPILRPFLRGYLNKCRDLQTRRLAFFNSNYVEKRRKVMDTPGDKNKLRCAIDHILAAEKSGEITPENVIYIVENINVAAIETTLWSIEWALAEVVNHPDVQRKVRGEIRDVLGDDEPITESSISKLAYLQAVIKETLRLHSPIPLLVPHMNLEEASLGGYTIPKGSKVVVNAWWLANNPELWEKPEEFRPERFLDEESNVDATVGGKVDFRFLPFGVGRRSCPGIILALPILALIVGKLVRSFEMVPPPGVDKLDVSEKGGQFSLHIANHSTVAFHPIVVSP; translated from the coding sequence ATGGCCGCCTCCGCGCCGAGGGTGGCCTTCGCGACGGCGGCCTCTTTGGCCGTGTACTGGCTCCTCAAGTCGCTCCTCCACACACCTCACCCCGCTCTGCTgccggcggcggccgccctcgtcgccgtcgccatcaCCGTGGCAGCGGGAGGTAAGCTTGGCGCCGGCGCTCCTCCCGGGCCCGCGGCCGTGCCGGTGTTCGGCAACTGGCTGCAGGTGGGCAACGACCTCAACCACCGCTTCCTGGCGCGGCTGTCCGCGCGGTACGGCCCCGTGTTCCGGCTGCGGCTGGGCGTGCGCAACCTGGTGGTGGTATCGGACCCGCGGCTGGCCACGGAGGTGCTCCACACGCAGGGCGTGGAGTTCGGCTCCCGCCCGCGGAACGTCGTCTTCGACATCTTCACGGCCAACGGCGCCGACATGGTCTTCACCGAGTACGGCGACCACTGGCGCCGCATGCGCCGCGTCATGACGCTGCCCTTCTTCACGGCGCGGGTCGTGCAGCAGTACCGCTCCATGTGGGAGGCCGAGATGGACGGCGTGGTGTCCGACCTGCGCGCCGACTCCGCGGCCCGCGGCGCCGGCGTCGTGGTGCGCCGCAGGCTGCAGCTCATGCTCTACAACATCATGTACCGCATGATGTTCGACGCCCGCTTCGACTCCGTCCACGACCCCATGTTCGTGGAGGCCACCAAGTTCAACTCGGAGCGCAGCCGCCTCGCGCAGAGCTTCGACTACAACTACGGCGACTTCATCCCCATCCTCAGGCCCTTCCTGCGTGGCTACCTCAACAAGTGCAGGGACCTGCAGACCAGGAGGCTTGCTTTCTTCAACAGCAACTACGTCGAGAAGAGAAGGAAGGTGATGGACACACCGGGAGACAAGAACAAGCTCCGATGCGCGATCGACCACATCCTGGCAGCAGAGAAGAGCGGCGAGATCACGCCGGAGAACGTCATCTACATCGTCGAGAACATCAACGTCGCGGCCATCGAGACGACGCTATGGTCCATCGAGTGGGCGCTCGCCGAGGTGGTGAACCACCCGGACGTGCAGCGCAAGGTCCGCGGCGAGATCAGGGACGTGCTCGGCGACGACGAGCCCATCACCGAGTCCAGCATCAGCAAGCTGGCGTACCTGCAGGCCGTCATCAAGGAGACGCTGCGGCTGCATTCCCCCATCCCGCTCCTCGTCCCTCACATGAACCTCGAGGAGGCCAGCCTCGGCGGCTACACCATTCCCAAGGGCTCCAAGGTCGTCGTCAACGCCTGGTGGCTGGCCAACAACCCGGAGCTATGGGAGAAGCCGGAGGAGTTCAGGCCGGAGAGGTTCTTGGACGAGGAGAGCAACGTGGACGCCACGGTCGGCGGCAAGGTGGACTTCCGGTTCCTCCCGTTCGGCGTGGGCCGGCGCAGCTGCCCCGGCATCATCCTCGCGCTGCCCATCCTGGCGCTCATCGTCGGGAAGCTCGTGAGGAGCTTCGAGATGGTGCCCCCGCCAGGCGTGGACAAGCTCGACGTGAGCGAGAAAGGCGGGCAGTTCAGCCTGCACATTGCCAACCATTCCACCGTCGCCTTCCACCCCATCGTCGTCTCACCATGA